In Alkalinema sp. FACHB-956, the sequence CGGCACCAACGAAGGGGCATCCGCATCCCCAAAGTTTTTATCCTTCAACTGTTCGGGCGTAATCCATTCCCCCCAAGCTTTGAGCATTTTGGGTTCCACTTTTTGATGGGTGCCCGCTCGCATCAGAGGCTTGCCCGTGTACATTTGCGTAAAAAAGTTCAGCCACTGAAAAATTGCGTACAGCAAGCGCACGGGGATCAAGAGAATTTCTTTGAGCACTTTGAGGGGATTGAAGCCACTATGGCGAGCTTTGTAGGGCCGACGGATGTAGTAGAGCAGGCCATCGACTCCGATCTGTGGGGACAGTAAATCCGCCTTAGGATCCGCTGCTAGGGTCGTAATATCCCCTTGCTTAAAATCGAGCTTTTCGATCGTAAACGGGGCTCGATCGCCCACATAGCCATCTGCCGTTCGCCCTAAACCTGCGGACTGATAGACCAATGCTTTGCCTGCGCCCGGAATCCACCGAGGAGCCAAATCGAGGGAGTCGCCTTCAGTAATGTCGCGGGGGCGGTTGCCATCAATGGCCATGGTGGCGATGTTGGAAATGCCCGTTGCATAGGTCGTTGTGCAAGCAATCAGACCCAACTCCGGCTGATAATCCAAATGCCCCACCCGAAAATCTGCATTGTGAAACAGGCGCAATTCTCGATCGCAACTGGGATCGAAGCGGAAAATTCCCCCCACATCTCCCGCTTCCAGGGCATAGAGCAAGGTTTGATCCTGTCCCTGGCACAGACTGGTAATCGCGATCGGGATCGTGGCCTCCGGTTGATTTTTCATCTGAGTCACCGCCGCTGGAGGCATCATCATTTCCATAATGCCGCGATTTTTCCAGGCTTTTTGGCGCTGTATTTGTAGGCTTCTGACCTGAACGGTTTGGCCAAATTCGCTTTCTATTTCCTTAGGCTGGGCATTGTGCGTGGTTAGAAAGAGTTTGCCTTGTGTCAGATAAGCAATCTGCATAAATATTAACCAGCGATAAATTGATCCGTAATAACCACTACAAGCGCGATCGCAGTTTCTTCAGGATTATGCCCACAAATTGAGAATTTGACAGCAGAAGGATGCAATCTCGTAATTCTACGGAATCGAAGAAGGTGCCTAGGTAGCAACAACCATGGGGTTCATCATCCCCCGATTGTCGGTGCACAACCCAGTAGATTCAAAACCGTGAGTGCATAAAATCAGTTCCGTGGATCTACTGATCAATGAATGAATAACTTGTCTGTTGATGATTTAAGCCCCCATCAAAACTATGAAATCAGGTGTATTACAAACATCAAGTCTTTTTCTGATGTCCGTCCTGGAAGGGTTGGTGGATGGAATTTTGATTGTGCAACCCCAAGGAGACTTAGTCTATGCGAATCTCCCAGCCCAGCGAATTTGCCAAGCCCTGACTAACCAAGTCGGTGCAATCCCCAAAGAAGTTCGATCGCTCTGTGATTCGTTGCAAGAAAGTCGTGACTGGTTTGGCAATCAACCGCTTGTACTGGAGTCCGAAATCATGATTGCCAATCACGATCGCTATCGCCTGCGGGTGCAGTGGTTGCAATTGGATACGATCGCCGATCCCTGCTTCTTAGTCCGGTTAGAGGATCAGCAACAATCCTGGCAAAGCCTCGCATTCTCCGAGGCCCAACGCTATGGATTAACCCCTCGGGAAGCGGAAGTTTGGCAGCTCCGGCGGGCAAATCTTTCCCGCAAGGAAATTGCTGAACGGCTGCACATCACGATCGACACCGTGAAAAAGCATCTCTGTAATATTCAGATGAAACGCCAAATGGAAGAGTTAGAAGCCTGCTAAATTCAAATCTTTGGGCAGGCCCACCCATCTACAGTCTGCCACCTCAGTAGACCGCGCAATAAAAAAGCCCTACTCACCCCAATCCAGCGGGGTTTGAGTAGAGCTTACTTCCAGTTAACGGTTTACGACTGGCTAACCTATGGGTGTCCAACTAACGGATGGGTGTCTACCGGGTGTTCCCATGTCAGCCTCGGTCAGCTAACTAGGCTAACCAATCAACTAGGCTAACCAATCAACTAGGTCAACTAACCAACTAGGTCAACTAACTAGGCAAAAGTTGCCATTTTCACGTCATTGGTTGCCAACAGTTCTTGCAGTTCCTCCGCATCTACCGTTTCTTTCTCAATCAGCATTGCTGCCAACTTATCCAGAATGTGTCGGTTTTCCGTCAGAACTTGCTTACAGCGACGGTAGGCTTGATCAACCAAGTTCCGCACTTCGTCATCCACCGTTGCAGCGGTTTCTTCCGAAAAGTCCCGCTCAGACATGATGTCGCGACCGAGGAACATGCTGCCGGAGGAACGACCCAAGGCAACCGGCCCCAGCCGATCGCTCATCCCAAACCGCATCACCATCTGACGAGCGACCCGTGCCACCTGTTGCAGGTCATTGGATGCACCGGTGGTGACTTCTTCGTCTCCGAAGATAATTTCTTCAGCCACTCGGCCCCCTAGGGCAACGGCCATCTGGTTTTGCAGGTAGGAACGGGAGTACAGACCCGAATCCATGCGCTCTTCGCTGGGGGTGAACCAGGTTAAGCCACCGGCCCGACCACGAGGAATGATGCTGATTTTTTGCACGGGATCATAGTCCGGCATCAAAGCACCAACGATCGCGTGACCGGCTTCGTGGTAGGCCACCAATTCCTTGCGCTTCTCGCTCATGACCCGATCTTTCTTCTCGGGGCCAGCCAGGACGCGATCGATCGCATCGTTGACTTCATCCATGGAGATTTCCGTCAAGTTACGGCGAGCGGCCAAGATAGCTGCTTCGTTGAGCAGGTTAGACAGATCCGCACCTGTGAAACCCGGCGTCCGACGGGCAATTTTCTCCAGATCCACATCCTTACCGAGGGTTTTGCCACGGGCATGGACTTTTAGGACTTCAAAGCGACCGGCATAGTCGGGCCGATCGACAACCACTTGGCGATCAAAACGACCGGGGCGCAGCAGAGCCGCATCCAAGACATCAGGACGGTTGGTGGCCGCGATGATGATGATGCCCGTATTGCCTTCAAAGCCGTCCATTTCGGTCAGCAATTGGTTCAGGGTTTGTTCCCGCTCGTCGTTACCACCGCCGAGACCTGCACCCCGCTGACGACCCACCGCATCAATTTCATCGATAAAGACGATGCAAGGCGCGTTGGTTTTCGCCTGTTCGAACAAGTCGCGAACGCGGGATGCACCTACCCCAACGAACATTTCCACAAATTCCGAACCGGAGATCGAGAAGAAGGGCACACCTGCTTCCCCGGCAACGGCTTTGGCCAGGAGGGTTTTCCCGGTTCCAGGGGGGCCTACCAGCAACACACCCTTAGGAATCTTTGCGCCCACTGCGGTAAAGCGATCGGCATTTTTCAAGAAATCCACCACTTCCGCCAGTTCCAGCTTGGCCTGGTCAATCCCAGCCACATCACCAAAGGTGACTTGGGTTTGGGGTTCCATTTGCACCCGAGCCTTGGACTTGCCAAAGTTCATGGCTTGGCTACCGGGGCCATTCTGGGCACGGCGCAACAGGAAAAATAGACCGACCAACAGCAGAATGGGGAAGAACAGGCTACTCAATGCCCGCAGCCAGAAGCCTTCATCCTGTTGAGGCAGGACAGAGATATCCACATCATTCTTGGTGAGGGTATCGATCAGCTTCGTGTCGCCTGGGAGGAGGTTAACGATGAATTTCTCCCCATCTTTGCGTGTCACCACTGCACGGGTGCGATCGCCACTCAGGCTGGCTTTTTCAACCTGTTTCGCTTCAACTTGCTGAATAAACTCACTATATTTCCAGTTTTCCTTTGCAGGCGGCTGGCGATCAATAAACGCCGTCGCCAGTGCGATGACGACGATCGCCAAGAGCGCATAGAGTCCTGCATTTCTCCACCGTTTATTCACCGGGGTTATCCCTCCTAAAGGATGTGATGGGTCGATCCCTAGTTTGCTTCTTATTGTTAATTAATCTTAACGTATCCTCAGAAACTTGGGATCCCCTCTCAGAATGCGATCGGGTGTGGAATGCCGCACTGGAGATTCTTGCCCTAGCCTTTTATGCTTGACGAAGATTTCTCCAATGCCACTATTCCCTTAGTCCATCATCTCCTTAAATAATCGGGATAGAGATTAAATTTCCAGAGACTAAATTTCCTGGGTTGGGGCTGCTGTATTGGCAGTGGGTTGTAGGTGCTCAGTTTGTAAGCGTGGGGTCCCCTCGATCGGCGACATCCCCAGCATCCAAGCCCGGAGGAGTAGAAACGCAGCCATCAAACCAAACAATGCAATGACAAATTCTCCCTGCGACCGCCGTTGAAGGCGTTGCTGACGCAAGCTTCTGCGGATTGACTTCATAGGTTATGGATTTGGGTAGATAAAATATCGGTGAAGTGCCTGTAATGGTGAGCGATCTGGGGCAAAAGACAACCACCGTTCTCCCAGTAACACTCGGTTAATTGGCACAATTTCTACTACACAGTTGGAATAGGCCATTACGTGAAACCGCTGAATCAAGTCAGTAGTCCACGGCACTTGAGCAGTGGGTAAGCCTTGGGACTGGCAAAATTGCAGGATAGCC encodes:
- a CDS encoding LuxR C-terminal-related transcriptional regulator, whose amino-acid sequence is MSVLEGLVDGILIVQPQGDLVYANLPAQRICQALTNQVGAIPKEVRSLCDSLQESRDWFGNQPLVLESEIMIANHDRYRLRVQWLQLDTIADPCFLVRLEDQQQSWQSLAFSEAQRYGLTPREAEVWQLRRANLSRKEIAERLHITIDTVKKHLCNIQMKRQMEELEAC
- the ftsH3 gene encoding ATP-dependent zinc metalloprotease FtsH3; amino-acid sequence: MNKRWRNAGLYALLAIVVIALATAFIDRQPPAKENWKYSEFIQQVEAKQVEKASLSGDRTRAVVTRKDGEKFIVNLLPGDTKLIDTLTKNDVDISVLPQQDEGFWLRALSSLFFPILLLVGLFFLLRRAQNGPGSQAMNFGKSKARVQMEPQTQVTFGDVAGIDQAKLELAEVVDFLKNADRFTAVGAKIPKGVLLVGPPGTGKTLLAKAVAGEAGVPFFSISGSEFVEMFVGVGASRVRDLFEQAKTNAPCIVFIDEIDAVGRQRGAGLGGGNDEREQTLNQLLTEMDGFEGNTGIIIIAATNRPDVLDAALLRPGRFDRQVVVDRPDYAGRFEVLKVHARGKTLGKDVDLEKIARRTPGFTGADLSNLLNEAAILAARRNLTEISMDEVNDAIDRVLAGPEKKDRVMSEKRKELVAYHEAGHAIVGALMPDYDPVQKISIIPRGRAGGLTWFTPSEERMDSGLYSRSYLQNQMAVALGGRVAEEIIFGDEEVTTGASNDLQQVARVARQMVMRFGMSDRLGPVALGRSSGSMFLGRDIMSERDFSEETAATVDDEVRNLVDQAYRRCKQVLTENRHILDKLAAMLIEKETVDAEELQELLATNDVKMATFA